The nucleotide window TTTTTAAATCTATTTCAAAAATAATTTAACATTTTATTAAAAATTATAAAAACAGAAAAAATAAATAGAGTTTTATTTTTTCTGTTATAATTAAATTAAAAAATATATACTTAAATATTATTTTACAAAAATAGTTTTCATATTTTTCATTTTTTTTCTTAATTTTTTTCCAATAATTTCAATAGGATGATTTTCAATTTCTTGATTGATCTTATATAAATCAATATTATTAATATCATGAGAAATGATTTTATGACCCATGTCACCATACTGTAAATTTTTTAAAAAATTTTTTAATATAGGAATTGCTGAATTAGAAAACAAATAACTACCATATTCTGCAGTATCAGAAATGATTAAATTCATTTCATATAACCTTTTTCTTGAAATTGTATTAGCAATTAAAGGAAGCTCATGCAATGATTCATAATAAGCAGATTCTTCAATTATACCTGCATTAATCATAGTTTCAAATGATAATTCCACACCTGCTTTAATAATTGCAATCATAAAGTTAGAAAAATCAAAATATTCTTGTTCTAAAATAGTACCATTATAAGAAGGAGCGTTCTCAAAAGATGTTTTTTTTGTATCTAATCTCCATTTTAGTAAGTCAATATCATTATTGTTCCAATCATCCATCATTTTAGAAGAAAAAGATCCAGATAGAATATTATCCATATGTTGTTGAAATAATGGTGTTAAAATAATTTTTAATTGATTAGATAAATAACATACCCTTATTTTTGCATTATTAGATATTCTATCTAACATTAAAGTAATACCTCCATGTTTTAAAGATTCTGTTAAAACTTCCCATCCATTTTGTATTAGTTTACAAGCAAATGCTATATTATGTCCTTGTTCAACAAGATATTCATAACAAATCAAACTACCTGCTTGTAACATACCACATAAAATAGTTTGTTCTCCCATTAAATCTGATTTTACTTCTGCAATAAAAGAAGATTCTAAAATACCTGCATGATGACTACCTATAGCAACTGCCCATGCTTTAGCAATTTCTAATCCAATTTTTTGGGGGTTATTTTTATTATGGACTGCTATTAATGTTGGAACTCCAAAATTCCTTTTATATTCTTCGCGCACTTCAGAACCTGGGCATTTAGGAGCAACCATAATAACTGTGATATCTTTTCTAATTTTTTCTCCCATTTCTACAATGTTAAATCCATGAGAATATCCTAAACATGAGCCATTTTTCATTAATGGTTGTATTTTTTGTATGACTGAATGGTGTTGTTTATCTGGAGTTAAATTAATTACTAAATCAGCAGTAGGAATAAGATTTTCATAAATATCTACAACAAAATTATTTTTAAATGCATTTTTCCAAGACATGGTTTTTGCTTGAATTGATTCTTTTCTTAAAGCAAAAGAAATATCTAATCCAGAATCTCTCATATTTAAACCTTGATTTAAACCTTGAGAACCACAACCAATAATTACTATTTTTTTTTCTTTTAAAAAAGAACAATAATTTAAGAATTCTTTTTTTTTCATTAAACGACATTTTTTTAATTCAATTAATTTTTCTCTAAAATTTAAACTATTAAAATAATTTTTCATTTTTTTTTCCAAAATATACTAATATATTATTAATAATAATATCAAAAAACAATTGATGTATATGAATAAAAAATTATAAAAATTTAAATAATTTCTATTAAAAATTTAATTTATTTACATCACGAACAGCACCTTGATCAGCACTAGTAGCTAAACATGAATATGCTTTTAAAGCATTTGAAATAATTCTCTTCCTTTGAACATAAGGTGTATATGCTTGATTGTTTCTTGATTCTTCTATATCTTTACGTGTTAATAATTCTTGATTTGTTACTTGTAATTCAATAGTTCTATTTGGAATATTAATCATGATTACATCATTATTTTGAACTAGTGCAATTATTCCTTTATTTGCAGCTTCAGGCGAAACATGTCCTATAGATAAACCTGATGTACCTCCTGAAAATCTACCATCGGTAATTAAAGCACAAGATTTATCTAATCCCATAGATTTTAAATATGTTGTAGGATATAACATCTCCTGCATACCAGGTCCACCTTTAGGACCTTCATATCTAATTAAAATAATATCACCTGATTGAATATAATTATTTAAAATTGCATATACAGCATCTTCTTGACTTTCATATACTTTTACTGGTCCTTGAAAAACATAATTTTTTTTATCTACGCCAGAAGTTTTAACAATACATCCATTTTTAGCAATATTACCATATAACACTGCTAAACCACCTTGTTGACTATAAGCATAATCAATAGATCTTATACATCCAAAACGACGATTGGTATCAAGTTCATCCCATCTAAATGATTGAGAAAAAGGAATTACTGTTTTAATTCCCATCGGGCCAGCACGATACATCTTAATAATATCAAGATCTTTATTATTTATTATATTATATTTTTTTATTGTTTCTTCC belongs to Buchnera aphidicola (Eriosoma grossulariae) and includes:
- the ilvC gene encoding ketol-acid reductoisomerase, with the protein product MKNYFNSLNFREKLIELKKCRLMKKKEFLNYCSFLKEKKIVIIGCGSQGLNQGLNMRDSGLDISFALRKESIQAKTMSWKNAFKNNFVVDIYENLIPTADLVINLTPDKQHHSVIQKIQPLMKNGSCLGYSHGFNIVEMGEKIRKDITVIMVAPKCPGSEVREEYKRNFGVPTLIAVHNKNNPQKIGLEIAKAWAVAIGSHHAGILESSFIAEVKSDLMGEQTILCGMLQAGSLICYEYLVEQGHNIAFACKLIQNGWEVLTESLKHGGITLMLDRISNNAKIRVCYLSNQLKIILTPLFQQHMDNILSGSFSSKMMDDWNNNDIDLLKWRLDTKKTSFENAPSYNGTILEQEYFDFSNFMIAIIKAGVELSFETMINAGIIEESAYYESLHELPLIANTISRKRLYEMNLIISDTAEYGSYLFSNSAIPILKNFLKNLQYGDMGHKIISHDINNIDLYKINQEIENHPIEIIGKKLRKKMKNMKTIFVK